TTTACGGTGGAATGGAATGGTTAAGAGAGGGGTTATGAAGTGTCGCGATTGAAGACATCAAAGGGGAAGTGGATTCTCCTCATTGCAGTCATTGCAATGGTCACTGTACTCGCCGGATGTACTCCACAAGGAGCCGGGGTTACTACGGAAGATCTGAAGAATAGTGATTCTTTTTGGCAAGCCAATGTTATTTATTGGTTCTCACTGGCGCTAGACACATTTGCCAACTGGTTTAACGGTGAATATGGACTGGCCGTCCTTGTGATGGTGTTAATTGTACGGACGTTAATCTTGCCGCTGACAATGAAGCAGGTTCGCAGCTCGAAGGCGATGCAAGCTATTCAGCCGCAGTTGAAAGAAATTCAAGCCAAGTATAAAGATACACCTGAGAAAGTACAGCAAGAAACAATGAAGTTGTTTCAGGAGAACAAAGTTAATCCGATGGCGGGTTGTCTACCACTTCTGATTCAGATGCCGATTTACATCGCACTTTATAACTCCATTTACGGAAACTCGAGTCTGAGAACACATGATTTCTTGTGGCTTCAACTCGGAGCGCCGGATCACCTGTTTATTTTGCCAGTGCTTGCTGCCATCACTACATTCGTTCAAACATGGATGATGATGCGCATGAACCCTGCACAGCAGGTTGGACCGATGCAATTCATGCTGTGGGTGTACCCGATATTGATCTTCGTTATGTCGTATCAGTTCCCGGCTGCATTGCCACTGTACTGGTTCTACAGTAACATCTACACGATCGTGCAAAACTATTTCCTTTACCGGAATAATGATAAAGTCGTGGCTGAGGTCAACGTGAAGCAGACCAGCTCTTCCAAAAATGGAAATGGAGCTAAACGCAAAAACGGTGGCAAGGCAACTGTCTCTGGAAAAGGTTCGAAAGGGGCCAAAAAATCGAAATGACCAAAGTCATTGCGTCAGGAAAAACCGTTGAAGATGCTGTAAACCAAGGATTGGCTGAGCTTGGCGTGAGCCGGGACAAGGTCGAGATACAAGTGTTAGAGCAGCCGTCAAAAGGATTCCTGGGTTTGATCGGGGTTAAGGCCGCTAAAGTGGAAGTGAAACTTCTGCCTGTGCCTGAACCTGTTTCACAGCCGATCAAGCCGGCCGCACATATACCTCAGGTTGAAGCAACCCTTGAGGGTGTGGCTGCTAAAAATCCCTATGAGGAAGCGGCTGCTTTCTTAAAAGAAGTGGCAGCAGGTATGGGACTGGATGTTGAGGTGCATATCAAAAAACAGCGGGATGGACATATCTTCAATATTGCCGGTGAAGACCTGGGCATGATTATTGGCAGACGTGGACAGACGCTGGATGCCCTTCAATATTTAACGAACATTGTAGCAAATCGTTATTCGGAAAGTTTCGTTCGCATCGTACTCGATGCAGAGAATTTCCGTCAACGTCGACGCAAGACGCTGGAGGATCTGGCTGAACGTTTGGCTGGACAGGCTATTCGCACCGGCAAAGAAGTTGTGCTGGAGCCAATGCCGCCACTCGAACGCAAAGTCATTCATGCGAAATTGCAAAATCACTCGCAGATTAAGACATACAGCAAGGGCGAGGAGCCTAATCGGCGCGTGGTCATTACGACGAAATAACACGAAATTGAAGACGCAATGGCTTCCTGCCCGGTGCAGAAGCCATTGCTTTTTTCGTACAGAAGTACTTTTCCAAAACTATAGAGCGACTTCAATAAGCCATTGTGTAACTAAACAACTGAACTATATATAGAAATTAATATAGCGTCCCGAGGGGCGCAATTTTAAAATAGAGCAAGGAGAGATAACGATGATTAGTGATACGATTACAGCGATATCAACAGCAGTCGGAGAAGCGGGTATCGCTGTAATCCGGGTGAGCGGCCCGGATGCGGTGTCGGAGACGGAGAAGATTTTTCGCAGCAAAACCCCACTAACACAGGCAGCATCCCACACGGTTCATTACGGTCATATTGTAGATCCGGGGACTGGTGAGAAGATTGAGGAAGTATTGGTTACGGTGATGCGGGCGCCACGATCCTTCACAACAGAGGATGTCGTGGAGATTAGCGCCCATGGCGGAGTGGTGTCTGTTAAACGTGTAATGGATCTGCTGTTGCAGCTGGATATTCGCCTCGCTGAACCCGGCGAGTTCACAAAGCGTGCCTTTCTCAATGGGCGGATTGATCTATCCCAGGCGGAAGGGGTCATGGATCTCATTCGTTCCAAATCCGATCGGGCTTTCTCCGTTGCACTCAAGCAAGTGGAGGGCAAATTATCGTCCAAGCTGCGCGAGCTAAGATACACACTGGTGGAGACGCTTGCTCACATCGAAGTCAATATCGATTATCCTGAGCATGATGTAGAGTCACTAACCTCTGAATTTATTAAAGAAAAATCTAGTCAGGTGATGACTGAAATTGATAAATTGCTGGTAACCGCAGAACAAGGCAAGATACTTCGTGAAGGCATCACAACCGCTATCGTAGGCCGGCCAAACGTAGGGAAGTCTTCCTTGCTCAATACGTTGGCCCAGGACAACCGCGCAATTGTAACGGACATTCCAGGTACAACGCGTGACGTCATTGAGGAATTTGTTACGATTAACAATATACCGCTCAAATTGCTCGATACGGCAGGTATCCGGGAAACGATGGATGTCGTGGAAAGAATCGGGGTGGAGCGTTCGCGCTCTGCTGTCAATGAGGCTGATCTATTATTGATGGTTATCAATGCTGCCGAGCCACTGCATGAGGACGAGATTGAATTATTGGAACAAATCCGCGGTAGACAATCCATAATTATTATGAATAAAATGGACTTAGCGCCGCAGGCGGACCGCGAAGTGCTGCTTCGTTACATCCCTGAGGAACGGCTTGTTCCGATGTCGGTGAAAGATGATTTTGGCGTGGACCGATTAGAAGATGCCATCTCGACGTTGTTCTTCAGTGGCAAGCTGGAGTCGGCCGACCTGACGTATGTCAGCAATGTGCGTCATATTGCTTTGCTCAAAAAAGCGAAGCAGTCACTTATTGATGCTTATGAAGCGGCAGAGCAGCTGATTCCTATTGATATGATCCAGATTGATGTTCGTCTGGCATGGGAGCAGCTGGGTGAGATTGTGGGCGATACAGCACATGATGCATTGATTGATCAAATTTTCTCTCAATTCTGCCTCGGAAAATAACACCTGACAAACATACCGGCTCTGAAAAGTAGTATGATAATAAAGTCCATCTGTGGGTGGTCAAAGAATCCGCGAATATGTCTGAAGTACTTATAGACTTGATGGCTTAATATAGATCGAAATGCTTTCCGTGTAGCGCGGAGAGTGTTTCATCATTTTTACAAAAAATTGATCGTTTGCATGAATTCAGGCGTGCGGCGGCAAAAAGGAGGTAAACTGGAATGGCTTTTGATGGCGGTAGTTATGATGTAATCGTCGTTGGGGCAGGACATGCTGGTGTGGAATCGGCACTGGCTGCAGCTCGTATGGGTTCGAAAACATTGATGATTACCATCAATCTGGATATGGTGGCCTTCATGCCTTGTAACCCATCTATTGGGGGACCGGCAAAAGGACATGTGGTACGTGAGATTGATGCACTTGGTGGAGAGATGGGACGGAACATCGATAAGACCTTTATTCAGATGCGAATGCTCAACACGGGTAAAGGACCTGCCGTGCATGCACTTCGTGCTCAGGCGGATAAATTCTCTTACCAGCATACGATGAAAGAAACGATGGAGAATGAACGCAACCTGACGATGCGTCAGGGCATGGTTGATCGCCTGATCGTTGAAGATGGACATTGTGTAGGTGTGGTTACTCAGACGGGTACAGAGTATCGGGCCAAAGCTGTTGTTTTGACAACAGGTACGTATCTGCGCGGTAAAGTAATTATGGGTGAGTTGATGTACGAGAGTGGTCCAAATAATCAGCAGCCTTCACTTAAGTTATCCGAACATCTGCGTGAGCTTGGTTTCGACTTGGTTCGTTTTAAAACAGGTACACCACCGCGTGTGCATAAGGATACGATTGATTTTAGCAAAACGGAAATTCAGCCAGGTGATGACGAGCCGAAGTTCTTTTCTTATGAAACGGAATCTTCCGATAATGAGCAGCTGCCCTGCTGGTTGACGTATACGTCTGTGGAGACACACCAGATTATTAATGATAATCTTCACCGTGCTCCAATGTTCTCAGGTGTTATTGAAGGTACCGGACCGCGTTATTGCCCATCGATCGAGGACAAAATTGTGCGTTTCAGCGACAAGCCGAAGCATCAGATTTTCCTGGAGCCAGAAGGCAAAAATACATCCGAATACTATGTACAAGGTCTGTCCACCAGTCTGCCAGAGGATGTTCAATTGGCGGTCCTTCGTTCAATTCCGGGTATGGAAAAAGTAGAAATGATGCGTAACGGCTACGCTATTGAATATGATGCGATGGTGCCTACACAGTTGTGGCCTTCATTGGAAACGAAACGTCTGCCAGGTCTGTTCACAGCAGGGCAGATTAATGGTACCTCCGGGTATGAAGAAGCGGCAGGACAAGGCGTAATGGCAGGCATCAATGCTGCACGTAAAGTACAGGGTAAAGAGCCTGTCGTACTTGATCGCTCCCAAGGGTACATTGGTGTACTGATTGATGATCTCGTAACCAAAGGTACGAATGAACCTTATCGTCTGCTGACTTCCCGTGCAGAATACCGTTTGTTGCTTCGTCATGATAATGCCGATATGCGTTTGACGGAAATTGGTCATGATATTGGATTGATTTCTGAAGAGCGTTACGCCAAATTCCTTGATAAAAAGGCAAAAGTAGAGCAGGAAGTTGCTCGTCTGAAGGCAGCAAAGGTTCGCCCTGTCGAAGTAAATTCGAAGCTGGAAGAGAACGGTTCTACACCGATTCAGGATGGCAGCACACTTCTGACATTGATGCGTCGCCCAGAAATTGGGTATGACTTTATTGAGCAGATCTCCCCATCCGAGGTGGCACTGACTGCAGATATGAAAGAGCAAGTGGAAATTCAAATTAAATATGCGGGTTATATTGAGAAACAATTGATCCACGTGGAACGTTTGCAAAAAATGGAGAAAAAGAAAATTCCGGATACGATTATATATGACGAAATTCATGGCCTTGCTATGGAAGCAAAGCAGAAGCTCGCTACGATTCGTCCAATCTCGATAGGACAGGCGTCCCGTATTGCCGGGGTTACACCTGCGGATATCTCCATTCTGCTGGTTTACCTGGAGCATTATAACCGTGTAACCGCAGCAAGGGGACAATAATGGACGATATTCAACAGCAGCTACAACGGCGCCTGAAGAAACATGGACTAGAGCTGGATGAACGCCAGTTGGAGCAATTCGAGTTGTATTTTCAGGAGCTGGTAGCTTGGAATGAGAAGATGAATCTAACCGGGATTACCGAACGTGAACAAGTATATACAAAGCATTTCTATGATTCGGTATCGCTGGCATTCTATACAGATATGTCGAAGGTAAACAAACTTGCAGACATTGGTTCAGGGGCTGGTTTCCCAGGACTACCGCTTAAAATTTGTTTTCCGCATATCAAGCTGACCATCATTGACTCGCTAAATAAACGTATCGGCTTTCTGCAGCATGTTGTGGATACACTTGGCTTGACCGATGTGGAATTGATTCATGGACGTGCGGAGGAACTTGGACGCAAAGAAGGATATCGTGACAGCTACGACCTCGTTACTGCGCGTGCCGTTGCTAAGCTAGCGGTGCTTAACGAATTCTGTTTGCCATTTGTTCGCAAAAGCGGATTATTCGCTGCAATGAAGGGCGGAGACCCGCGCGAAGAAATGAAGGAAGCTGAATTCAGCTTTAACCAGCTGAAAGGACGGGTAAAAGCAGTTCATCCGTTCCAGCTACCTGTTGAAGAATCGACACGTCATATCATTCTGATTCAGAAGTTTGATAAGACACCATTTAAATATCCACGTAAACCAGGAACACCATTAAAAACACCTTTGGTATAGTTCTTGGCGCTCAACGTGTGTATGTATTAAAACTGTAAGATGATCATTCTTCGTTTATTTAATGAAGAACTTTCAATAAGAGGAAAGAGGATGTTTCACGTGAAACATCCTCTTTTTTTTTGATTTTTTTATCTAGGCTTAGATAGCATCTACATTATTCCGATCACATAGAGCAGAGAAAAACGGAATCGATAATATTTATTTTGGCGTAGAAGTTTTCTTGATGAAAAACTATTTTTCTTGTTACAGCTATTCTTGAATGAAGGTCATTGACTTATGGATAGAGGAAGAGCATCGGTAATACTAATAGCTATAGAATAGGAAGACACGAAGGAAGGGGTTTTTCTGCTACTGAGTTTGTTATGTGAAAAACCATTTTACAGGGTATCCAACGAATACATAACGCAGCTACTATGAGCAGGTCATGTCTACAAAGATTCTCTATATCTTATTGTGTCCAAGCAGTCATATGGCTAATGTTCATGAAGAAAAAGCAGGAAAATTAGGAGAGTTTAAAGAATAGGTAAACATAGGATTATGGAACAAAAGATGATAGAATAGAAGTATCCGGTCCTGGATTACAGCGATCATAGATTATATGTATAGATAGATTTTTTGAGCATGATTGTATAGGCTACAGAAAGCGTCATGGAAGGCAAAACTTATTCGAAGAACGACAGCATTTGGACGGGTCGCATATTGAATAAGAAGCACCTGCACCTTGCGGGAGCTATTACGAAACTAGGTGGTAATATACGGAATGAAAGAACAATTTTCGAAGTTGTTTGGTTTGGCGGAGCGCAATAACGGAGATGAGATTAAACAAATTCCGGTCAATGAAATTGTGAGCAGCCCATATCAGCCCCGTACTATTTTTGATGATGATAAAATTGATGAGTTGTTGCAGACGATCAAGACACATGGCGTAATACAGCCGATTGTCGTCCGCGTACGAAATGGATCATATGAAATTATCGCCGGGGAACGTCGCTGGCGTGCAGTTCGAAAACTTGGTTTGGATCATATTCCGGCCATTGTACGTGAATTCAACGACTCTCAGGCAGCGTCCATCGCATTGATCGAAAACCTGCAGCGTGAAGGACTCACTTCCATTGAAGAGGCTGTCGCTTATCAGAAATTGATTGACCTGCACCAACTTACACAGGAAAGTCTTGCGCAGCGATTAGGCAAAAGCCAGTCGACGATCGCCAACAAAATCCGGTTGTTACAGCTTCCGGAGGGCATTAAGACAGCTTTGATGGAACGTAAGATCTCGGAGCGTCATGCCAGAGCTTTGCTTTCGTTGGATACGGAAGAGTTGCAAATGAAATTGCTCGGCGAGATTATTGATAAAGAGTTGAATGTAAAACAAACGGAAGCGCGGGTTGCCTTTTACAAGGAAGCCTCGAAGATCAAAAAATCCAGACGTATCTCCTTCACGAAGGACGTTAGACTTGCACTTAATACGATTCGTCAATCTATTGATATGGTATCGGGCTCCGGTCTAGACATCAAAACCAAGGAAGCGGACCATGAGGACCATTACGAGATCGTTATCCATATCCCGAAACGCAAATGATTGAAGCTTAAGGCGGCAATGGGCCGCTTTTTCTGTCTATAAAGTTGAGAGTGGCATGAACAGCGTAGAATAGCACCATGAAGAAACGGTAGTTGATGTTTGTGTGGATGATAGCCACCTGCTTTTTGTTAACTGTAGCTCACAACCTACAAGAAAAGACTCCTATTTTATTTGAGGTGAAGTAATTGTCTAAGATTATGGCCGTAGCAAATCAAAAGGGCGGTGTGGGGAAAACGACGACATCTGTTAACTTGGGTGCAGGACTGGCTTCGCTCGGGAAAAGGGTGCTGCTAGTCGATATTGACCCCCAGGGGAATACAACCAGCGGAGTCGGAATCAACAAAGCAGATGTGGCCAATTGTATATATGATGTCATCATTAATGAAGTTCCCCCTCAGGAAGCGATTGTGGAAACTCAGATTGAAGGCCTTCATATCATACCTGCAACGATTCAGCTTGCCGGAGCCGAGATTGAACTGGTATCCACGATATCACGGGAAGTTCGCCTGAAAAAATCACTCGCCATGGTGAAAAAAAACTATGATTACATACTGATCGATTGTCCACCTTCCCTAGGCATGTTAACGATCAACTCGTTGACAGCTTCCGATTCGGTGATCATTCCGATACAGTGTGAGTATTATGCGCTCGAAGGGTTGAGCCAATTGCTCAACACGGTTCGTTTGGTGCAGAAGCATCTGAATACATCCCTGCAGATTGAAGGGGTATTGCTAACGATGTTTGACGCTCGTACGAATCTGGGCATTCAAGTCATTGAAGAAGTGAAGAAGTATTTTCAACAAAAGGTGTATCAGACCATTATTCCGCGCAATGTGCGGCTTAGTGAGGCACCTTCTCATGGTCAGTCTATCATTACGTATGATCCTCGATCCCGAGGGGCTGAAGTTTATTTAGAGCTCGCAAAGGAAGTGATTTCTTATGAGTAAGCGGCTTGGAAAAGGTCTTGATGCCCTCATTCCTTCGCTTTCAATTAATGACGATGATAAAGTCGTAGAAATCCCGATAAGTCAACTGCGGGCTAACCCTTACCAACCTCGTAAAGTATTTGATGAGGATGCAATACATGAACTCGCTGAATCCATCCGTCAACATGGTGTTATACAACCTATTATTGTACGTCCTGTTTTGAGAGGTTATGAGATCATTGCTGGTGAACGGCGTTTCAGAGCGTCCCAATATTGCGGTAATGCCACTGTGCCTGCCGTCGTTCGTAATTTCAGTGATCAGCAGGTTATGGAGATTGCTTTAATCGAGAACCTGCAGCGGGAGAATCTGAATGCGATGGAGGTTGCAGTTGCTTATCAGGGACTGATGGACCAATTCGGATTAACCCAAGAAGAACTCTCCGTAAAGGTAGGTAAGTCACGTTCTCACATCGCTAACTTCCTCCGTTTGTTATCATTGCCGGAAGAAGTGAAGGATCATGTTTCACGTGGAACATTGTCAATGGGACATGCACGTGCTATCGTCGGTGTTAAAGATGAGAGCCTTGTGAAGCAGCTGGCAAAACAAACCATTGATCAGCAATGGAGTGTACGTGAACTGGAAGAGGCTGTTCAACAATTGGATCGTTCCAAAACGGGTGAAGCGAAAGCCAAATCCAAGTTAAAGAAAAAAGATCCATTTATTGACACATTGGAAGAATCTTTACGTGAACGGTTCAAAACAACGGTGAAAATTAAGCATAACAAAGATAAAGGCAAAATTGAGCTCAACTACTACAGCAAACAAGATCTGGAGCGACTGTTGGAACTGTTACAATAATAGTCATGATTCCAAGATCGATGAACAACATGCGGGGCTTTTTCATGTGATGACATATCGCCTCTGTACCATGGAGAAACGATATGTCATTGTTTGTTTATAGGGATGTTTATAGGGAATTCACTCAGACAGAACGATCAATTAGGGACAGAGGTGGTCATGAGGTGGAGGGAGTTATCTATCTGGATCATGCAGCGACATCTTGGCCTAAGCCACCTGCTGTCGGGGAAGCCATGATGAAGGCTCTGGATGTGGCAGGGGCGAACCCGGGCAGAGGCAGTCATCGAATGGCTGTACAGGCGAGCCGAGTTTTATTTGGTGCCAGAAAAGCGATATCCACTCTTTTGGGTGTTCGTAATGCCAATGATATTGCTTTGGGTTCTAATACCACAGAAGCTTTGAATCTAGCTATTCAAGGGTGGTTAAGAGAAGGCGACCACGTCATTGCTACGATGGCTGAACATAATTCAGTAAGACGGCCTCTGGAGTACATGCGCAGATCTCGTAATGTAGAGGTTGATTATGTACCTGTTAATGCTGCCGGGCAGATCGATCTGGTCCAATTCGCACGGTTGTTTCGTTCCAATACAAGATTGGTTGTCTGCACGCATAGTTCGAACCTGCTGGGGAGTATTCTGCCCATTGGTGAAATTGCGCTGATGTGTCAAAAACATCAGGTGACGTTGCTTGTTGACGCTGCTCAAAGTGCTGGAATTATTCCTGTGGATGTGAAGCAGCTTGGGATCGATATGCTTGCCTTTCCAGGGCATAAAGGACTGTTGGGACCGCAGGGAACGGGTGGGCTGTACATCGCTCCTGAGCTGGATGTGCAACCACTGCTTCACGGAGGGACAGGAAGCCAATCCGAGGCGATTGAGCAGCCTCTTGTTCGTCCTGATCGTTATGAGGCGGGTACGCCGAATACCGTGGGTATAGCAGGTTTGGCAGCGGGAGTGCAGCATGTGCTTGAACTGACGCCTGAATTCATATATAAACAGGAGTGGGATTTGACTCAGCATATGATGGATGGGTTATCATCAGTACATGGGATTCGAATGCTTGGTCCTGAAATTGGACAGGCTCGTACCGGATTGTTATCCTTTACTGTTGAAGGATATGATTCGGCTCAACTCGCATTTCAATTAGATCGAAATTATGGCATTGCTGTGCGTTCAGGTTTTCATTGCACACCTCTTGCACATGAGTCGGCTGGAACCACGGCAAGTGGGGCTGTCAGAGCGAGTGTGGGGTATAGTACATCAAGAGAAGATGTCGATGCGTTGATCGAAGCGGTTATCGAGTTAACAGCATCGAAATCGGTATAAATCAGCTCGAATAAAACATGAATTTCAATGGCTTGAAGAAGCAAAAAGCAAAAGAGGCAAGAGGCCAAAACGAGTGATTAACCGTATGGGTTACCTGGTGAATAATAAGGGTATGCTTGAGGGTTACATTAGAGTGTTTGGATGATTTTAATTGGCTGAAATGGATCGATGATTGGAGTACGTTTGAAGCTACAAACGTTAACCTGAACAAACCAACAGAGGGGTAGTTGCACTACATGGCTGAATTAAATGAGCTGATTCTGGAACAGCTGATATGGATTATTGGCGGCATGGCATTACTTTTGGTGATTTTGCTTATCATAAGTATTGCTCAGGCCGCAAAGCTACGGAAGTTTAAACGGAAATATGAGGCCATGATGGCTGGCAGTGGAGTGGAAGATCTGGAGTCGCTGTTAATCAATCTGAAAATTCAGATGGACAGCATTGAGGATGAGCATACACTGCAAACGGATCAGTTACAGGCTGTCATGCAGAAGCTGACCCGTATTCAGGGGAAAGTGGGCGTGAAACGGTACAACGCTTATGGGGAGCTTGGCAGTGACCTAAGTTTCTCCATGGCGATGGTTAACGATAGCCAGGACGGTATGGTACTCACCGGTATCTATAATCGAGATGGTTCCTATGTATATGCCAAACCTCTTAAAGGGGGAGAGTCCACGTATACTCTTTCCCCTGAGGAAAAGGAAGCCATTACTCTGGCACAGCAAGCAGAGTAGAACGGGTATGCCATTCGCGAATGGCGGAGTAGAGACTGCTGGATATAATCTCGGACATGCGCATGACGAGACTGAGACGTGTGTTCTGCAAAACAAAGTATTCCATAAAGCCGCCGACGTTAACGATACCTGTAAGATGGATATCGCCGACCGGCGGTAATTCTTTATTTACACCCGCTCCTGGTTTGAGCGGTCCATTCACGACCTGGATACATCCAACACTCGAAGACTGTCCGAGACAGGCATCAATGCCGATCACATAAGGGTTGTGATGTGTGGTGTGTATTTTGTGTAGGGTGTCCTGCAGGTTCATTGCATGTACGGGTTCATCCAATGTGCCATAGAGATGGAATAGAGGGCTGTCCCACTTGGCAAGCGACGAGCCGACGAGTGGACCAAGACAGTCCCCCGTAGAGCGATCTGTACCGATACAGACGACAACTACATTTTGCAAAGAATGGGCTTTATAGAGATGAAACATTAAACGATGAATAATGGCTGAGTGAATGCCTGGATCTGTATGTGGGATTTTCAGGCTAGCCATGTCTTGAGATGAGAAGGAATGTGAAATGGGATTCATAGGATCTATCCTTTCCCTTGGAGATAGTAGTAACAGTATATGGAAGGATAGAACGTTTTATACTTCGTGGGGACAAGCTTTTTCAAAGGGATGAATGTAATGTGAAAGGGGCCGGACATGGACGAGTGGATTGATGATTGGATGCTGATTGCTTTTGATTCCACCCAGCAGGCGCTGCGGGCAGAAATGCTGCTGGAGTTTGCCGAGATTGAGATCGACTTATTTCCTACCCCGAAAGAGATCACAGCGGGCTGTGCTCTATGTATTCAGTTTCCAAAAGAAGATCTGGAGAGAGTGAAGCAGATCATTCGTAACGAATTTGTGGAGATCCGTGGCCTCTATTTCAAAACCGCTGACAGCTATGATAACATACCCATGTAGAGGAGGTTTGATCTATGTTGCCATTTAAGTTTGCTCAGAATGATACTAGCCCGGATGTGAAAGAAACAATAAATAGTGCAGTTCGCTGGACAGACCGATTATGGGATAAAGTCGCTGATGCAGATATGTGGTTTAATATTCTGTTCAGTTCGATCCGCATCGTTATTATTTTCATTATTACGCGTATTGTGATTAAGATTGTATCACGTATTATAGATCGC
Above is a window of Paenibacillus sp. E222 DNA encoding:
- a CDS encoding DUF3343 domain-containing protein yields the protein MDEWIDDWMLIAFDSTQQALRAEMLLEFAEIEIDLFPTPKEITAGCALCIQFPKEDLERVKQIIRNEFVEIRGLYFKTADSYDNIPM
- the yyaC gene encoding spore protease YyaC — protein: MNPISHSFSSQDMASLKIPHTDPGIHSAIIHRLMFHLYKAHSLQNVVVVCIGTDRSTGDCLGPLVGSSLAKWDSPLFHLYGTLDEPVHAMNLQDTLHKIHTTHHNPYVIGIDACLGQSSSVGCIQVVNGPLKPGAGVNKELPPVGDIHLTGIVNVGGFMEYFVLQNTRLSLVMRMSEIISSSLYSAIREWHTRSTLLAVPE
- a CDS encoding DUF4446 family protein — encoded protein: MAELNELILEQLIWIIGGMALLLVILLIISIAQAAKLRKFKRKYEAMMAGSGVEDLESLLINLKIQMDSIEDEHTLQTDQLQAVMQKLTRIQGKVGVKRYNAYGELGSDLSFSMAMVNDSQDGMVLTGIYNRDGSYVYAKPLKGGESTYTLSPEEKEAITLAQQAE
- a CDS encoding aminotransferase class V-fold PLP-dependent enzyme; this translates as MEGVIYLDHAATSWPKPPAVGEAMMKALDVAGANPGRGSHRMAVQASRVLFGARKAISTLLGVRNANDIALGSNTTEALNLAIQGWLREGDHVIATMAEHNSVRRPLEYMRRSRNVEVDYVPVNAAGQIDLVQFARLFRSNTRLVVCTHSSNLLGSILPIGEIALMCQKHQVTLLVDAAQSAGIIPVDVKQLGIDMLAFPGHKGLLGPQGTGGLYIAPELDVQPLLHGGTGSQSEAIEQPLVRPDRYEAGTPNTVGIAGLAAGVQHVLELTPEFIYKQEWDLTQHMMDGLSSVHGIRMLGPEIGQARTGLLSFTVEGYDSAQLAFQLDRNYGIAVRSGFHCTPLAHESAGTTASGAVRASVGYSTSREDVDALIEAVIELTASKSV